The following proteins come from a genomic window of Trifolium pratense cultivar HEN17-A07 linkage group LG4, ARS_RC_1.1, whole genome shotgun sequence:
- the LOC123882265 gene encoding two-pore potassium channel 3-like has protein sequence MHNAGGSPYPFSSNGETHSPSRPLLIKEQSFHDLAPSPSLPQSTSPCIINEAKNPSFINLIANLSITNAKITHRSCSAPSVLFTDMRVDFHEPSDHRPAYRPSTLIVRLSFIMLFFYVAIGVTVYMLSESFKGTTTFRPVDAVYFTVVTLCTIGYGDIVPDTIIAKMFTCGFILVGFGFIGFMLNQLVVYICDRHEAFLLSMMDEDRYKKILRTCMVDEEKGRMRIRTKVCVALVVVIVCIAIGTVTSHFVEDLNWADSFYLSVTSVTTVGYGDYAFKTLAGRCFAIPWLLVSTFAVTRSFLYLTDYSLHKRSREMTKWILHKKITLSDLAAADLDHDGSISKSDFVIYKLKQMGKISEIDILQISKQFDSLDHAMYGKITLADLMETV, from the exons ATGCACAATGCAGGAGGCTCTCCTTACCCTTTCTCCAGCAATGGAGAAACACATTCACCAAGTAGACCATTATTGATCAAGGAACAATCATTCCATGATCTTGCACCTTCTCCATCACTGCCTCAATCTACTTCTCCTTGTATCATCAATGAAGCGAAAAACCCTTCTTTTATTAACCTCATAGCCAACTTGAGCATCACAAATGCAAAGATTACTCATCGTTCCTGCTCTGCTCCGTCGGTATTATTCACCGACATGAGAGTAGATTTTCATGAGCCATCTGATCATAGACCTGCATATAGGCCCTCAACTTTAATAGTTAGACTATCTTTCATTATGCTTTTCTTTTATGTGGCTATTGGTGTTACAGTTTACATGTTAAGTGAGAGTTTCAAGGGCACTACCACATTCAGACCTGTAGATGCTGTGTACTTCACAGTGGTAACTTTATGCACTATTGGATATGGAGATATTGTTCCTGATACCATAATTGCAAAAATGTTTACATGTGGTTTCATTTTGGTGGGTTTTGGATTTATTGGTTTTATGCTTAATCAATTAGTTGTATACATCTGTGATAGACATGAGGCATTCTTATTGAGCATGATGGATGAGGATAGATACAAGAAAATTCTGAGGACTTGTATGGTTGATGAAGAGAAAGGAAGAATGAGGATAAGAACCAAAGTTTGTGTTGCTTTGGTTGTTGTTATTGTCTGCATTGCTATTGGAACAGTCACTTCACACTTTGTCGAGGATCTGAATTGGGCCGACAGTTTTTATCTCTCCGTTACTTCTGTTACAACGGTTGGTTATGGAGATTATGCTTTCAAAACTTTAGCTGGAAGATGTTTTGCGATTCCGTGGCTTTTGGTAAGCACGTTCGCAGTTACAAGGTCGTTTCTATACCTCACTGATTACAGCTTGCATAAGAGAAGCCGCGAGATGACAAAATGGATTCTTCATAAGAAAATAACCTTATCAGATTTAGCAGCTGCAGATCTTGATCATGATGGATCAATCAG TAAATCTGACTTTGTCATATACAAGCTTAAGCAAATGGGGAAGATTAGTGAGATAGACATTCTACAAATTAGCAAACAATTTGATTCATTGGACCATGCCATGTATGGCAAGATCACTCTAGCTGACCTCATGGAAACTGTCTAA